In Anaeromyxobacter diazotrophicus, the sequence CATCGAGCTCGGCTTCGCGCACCTGGCGCTGCCGGACGGCACGGTGGCCGGGGTGGTGGACGTCCCCGGCCACGAGCGGTTCGTGCGCGCGATGGCGGCGGGCGCGGGCGGCATCGACCTGGTGGTGCTGGTGGTCGCGGCCGACGAGGGCGTCATGCCCCAGACGCGCGAGCACCTCGACATCTGCCGGCTGCTCGGCGTCCCGCGCGGCGTGGTCGCCATCACCAAGTCCGACCTGCTGCCGGAGCTCGGCGCCGACTGGCTGCCGCTGCTCGAGGCGGACGTCCGCGCCGCCGCGAAGGGGACGTTCCTGGAGGAGGCCGCGCTGGTCCCGGTCTCCGCCCGCACCGGCGAGGGGCTGCCGGCGCTGGTGGCCGAGGTGGCCCGGCTGGCGCGGGAGGTGCCGGAACGCCCCGCCGACGGCCCGCTCTTCCTGCCGGTGGACCGGGCCTTCTCGCTGAAGGGGTTCGGGACCGTGGTCACCGGGACGCTGCTCTCGGGCGCGGTGGCGGTCGAGGACGAGGTGGTGCTCTCGCCGCCGGCCCAGGGCCAGGGGCGGCTGCGGGTGCGGTCGGTCCAGGTCCACGGGCAGCCGGTGCAGCGCGCGCTCGCCGGCCAGCGCACGGCGGTGAACCTCCCCGGCGTCGAGGCGCAGACCATCTCGCGCGGGCAGGCGCTGGTGCACGCCGGGGTGGTCCCGCTGAGCCACGCGCTGGACGTCGAGCTGACGCTGCTCGCCGCCGCGCCGAAGCCGCTGCGCCACCGCGCGAAGCTGCTGCTCCACGTGGGGACGGCGCAGGTGCAGGCGGCGGTGTCGCTGCTCGACCGCGCCGAGCTCGCGCCCGGCGCGACCGCCCTGGCGCAGCTCCGGCTGGCGTCGCCGGCCGCCGCCCTCCCCGGCCAGCGCTTCATCCTGCGCGGGTTCGCGGTGCTCGAGGGGCGCGGCAAGACGCTCGCCGGCGGGCGGGTCCTGGCGGTGGCGGTGCGGCGCCGGCGGCGCGGCCGCCCGGCCGAGGTGGAGCAGCTCGAGGCGCTGGCGAAGGGCGACGTCGAGGCGCGGCTCACGGCGGTGCTCGCCAGCGCCGGCCCGGCGGGCCTCGCCGCGGACGCGCTGCTCGGCCGAACGGGCCTCTCGCCCAAGGCGCTGCAGGGCGCGCTCGAGCGCCTGGGGGCGAAGGGCGGCGCGGTCCTCTTCGACCGCGAGAAGCGCGCCTACGTGGCCGGCGAGGTTGCGCGCGGGCTGGCGGCCCGGCTGGTCGAGGCGGTGAAGGCGTTCCACGCCTCGCACCCGCT encodes:
- the selB gene encoding selenocysteine-specific translation elongation factor, giving the protein MKRIVLGTAGHIDHGKTALVKALTGVDTDRLREEKRRGITIELGFAHLALPDGTVAGVVDVPGHERFVRAMAAGAGGIDLVVLVVAADEGVMPQTREHLDICRLLGVPRGVVAITKSDLLPELGADWLPLLEADVRAAAKGTFLEEAALVPVSARTGEGLPALVAEVARLAREVPERPADGPLFLPVDRAFSLKGFGTVVTGTLLSGAVAVEDEVVLSPPAQGQGRLRVRSVQVHGQPVQRALAGQRTAVNLPGVEAQTISRGQALVHAGVVPLSHALDVELTLLAAAPKPLRHRAKLLLHVGTAQVQAAVSLLDRAELAPGATALAQLRLASPAAALPGQRFILRGFAVLEGRGKTLAGGRVLAVAVRRRRRGRPAEVEQLEALAKGDVEARLTAVLASAGPAGLAADALLGRTGLSPKALQGALERLGAKGGAVLFDREKRAYVAGEVARGLAARLVEAVKAFHASHPLATGISREELRGRLPPVTDARLFARLLAQLVEKGELVTEADQVRLPTHRAASGAAGGALKATVTAALVKGGLTPPWLSELPGLAGAAPEEVAAVLKLLLAEGAAVRVSSELYYDAGAIHGLRERLVAHLAVRREITTQEFKELVGATRKHVIPLAEYFDREKVTLRVGDKRVLRGEGR